The Salvelinus alpinus chromosome 10, SLU_Salpinus.1, whole genome shotgun sequence genome includes the window ACTTCTGGGTTTCTATTTCCGCAAGGCATTTTTTTCCATTGTTTGTTGACAATGAGAAAAGTACACTCATCCTTGGCGGGTTTGAAGAATGACACATTgttatttctctgtctctcatctctcattTCCAAGCTGTTGCCTTCCACCCTCTCTGTCGTTGTTAGTTAGATGTTCTGTCATCACTCTACTTCTTCCTTAATTGGGATGTTCCATGAAATGAGTGCCTTTTtcttccctttgatattttaagtagaaattgtgcactaATATAGAATTTTAAAAGCTGGTTATATTCAacgaagtgccctttaatatagaccacgtGGAAAATTCAATAAATTAGCATTTTGACATTCCCGTCTGTGCACCCTCTGTGATTtccaggaagattttaacccacttaaccccaacatttctcaAAGTTTTTACCATCAGTCTAAAGCCATGGTTATTTTTGTTGCTtttacaaagtcatttctgaagatgattatttacttcatgtgattagtgattcattttaaagtAAAACAAAaacctgtccctcattttaaggtcgaCCCTCCCActtggcacacactggttgaatctaTGTTGtctccacgtcatttcaatgaaatgacgttgaaccaatgtggaatacacgttgaactgacgtctgtggcCAGTGGgctgttatgtgaactgaactgTCGTTTTAATATGGTGGAACTATTccttttcaaatatttttttgcaaaagagacattgaatatctaatagtcaaatcatagtgtaaaagcaggtgagctggttctccTCTTCTTGACCATTTTGTGGTGTTTTGTGTTGGACAACTGAGCATGTTGAGcgtaacacgtcaaccctgttacccatagataaacaggctagaaatgtttgaaCAATTtaacaacaagcttccatttcccctgatttatggctgatttaaaatGAAATCGacaaccctgttatggtcaaccatgttttttttatttggcacttaataggcacttactgtcgtcattttaaaaatgtaacctcTTAAGATTGGAAAAtgtgcaatgcaggaaatgttacATTTATAGGGCTCTATTTTTGGCTGGTGTTAACTCAGCACAATTGTCAAACACACGCTTGTTTGCAATTTCGACCTGTTAAAGCCGGTACTCTTCTATTTTCAAACCATAGCGACATGATTGGTAATTTACCTGTCTTATATGAGTTATCTTCATATTTAGAAACATTTGTTATTTTCCTGTAACAATTGCTTGTTTTCCATTTAGTTTTATTAAAGAACAAGCCCTTGTAGGCTACCcttacattattataatgaaaGCTGGTTCAACAGTAATGTGTTCGTATTCTTTCTAATCCTGGCACGCATTTGCCAAGTAACCTATCCATCACATGTTTTCTAAATGGTATACTCGTGAGGTTTTTGCTGACATGCTTttgcattattcacaattcacataTGCCTACCTGCAGTGCAAACTCCATTCGTTGTGTATCCATCCCCATTTCCAAAGAGcgcatttgaggtttaaaaagtctTCTGATGTTTGTAATttacactttgaaatttcagacttgattttcccttacgaaaaatgtatcaaccccaataaaatgtccattaatcataatccacataataattcacatttcctgttgctgcaggattattttcctgctgtagcaaactggctcaaattaagatgctACATCTGTACAGCTTGCCCAGATTGCACACACTCAGTCGTAACAGTGGGATCTATCTATCCATGTCCTCCAGTGCTCTCAGTCAGAAGGAGGAACTGAGGTGCTTGTGCGTCTTCTCCTCTTGTGTCTTTATGATCTTTATGATGATTCGATCCTTGGTGGTCTAGAATAAAGTGAATGATGATATCCATTTAAGGGTTGAGCTCAGTGGGGTCTTTGAGCTTGATTAGTTGGTTGGTCTTTACCTGTTTTCTTAAGTGGAGGATAGAAATAACAGCTAGGGTATAGTTTTGACTGGTTGTAACTAGGGATGCACCTATATGACATTTTCGGCCGATACCGATattcaatattttccttgccaaaaaacctgataccgataccgataaccgatattaatTGTTTTTGCGGCCTGTTAAGTATTCTAGTGCAGTTAAAtcgttgaaacacacacacacacacacacacacacacacacacacacacacacacacacacacacacacacacacacacacacacacacacacacacacacacacacacacacacacacacacacacacacacacacacacacacaccctatattCACTCTCtatacttgcttctcgtctcccagcgtctgttcTCAcaagctctgtctgtctgtggcctctTCTGTTATGGGTcctcttcctcggtgcgcactgtcactgtttCTGTTTCCAACTTGTCCAGCTGAgtctgtaacatttcacgtaaacccgaTTTCTTGTCTGTATCGAAGTAgaggtccttgtacctagcatcgagcatggtggcgacacagtaaagaggctcagagagaatgccactgaatcgcttgttcacagcctctagTAGAGTACTTTTGCAAGTTTTAACCACATAGTCTGTGTcagcagttttgttgagcaggcgtttcaaggCCATGATAGAtagtatcacgtctgctgcagacatagttgatgagcttatttctcaagtcagttgttcgaatggagctaggagtgtgttcagcacattcttgagcatgcaatacggctttcctcagtacgcAATGCTtgtcgacccactgtgctgtcagactcagcatgctcatggggctgacatcgctggtccaaatgtcagtcgcgAAGATAATAGCATtgacgcccatagcaagtagctcacGGATGTGCATTTCAACAATattgtgtaactccggtagggcaacatctgaaaaatagcgtcTACTTGTTAGTGTTTATCGGTTCTtgaggtgctcgaccagtcggcgaaagccagcatcatccatgagagagaatggttgattgtcaagggcaatgaattccattatcttggcgttaatggatttcgcctttgagttgtctcgctgaaatgttcttactctcatatgactgctcgacttgaacttgtttagttgtgtgcgtttagttttttttttagattTTGTTTTAAGTAGTCGCTGAACGTCTGGGGGTGATGCACTTTCAAGTGAGTCATTAGGTTTGTGGTATTGAAAGATTTCACTTTCTCCCGTCCTCGGGAAATAATAACAGCACAAACGTTGCAGATGGTCTTTTTGTTATCTTCCTTTGAAACTTCAAAatagatccacacagcagacattgtgggctaggttaggaatgctgtgttgcacatgtagcgctgtatttttcgtggcgtcattacgtcatatACCtgcgttatataggtatgcacgtcagctttgacatcggttttgcacattggCATTAAACTAGATGCCGATGTTGTcattttagctaatatcgtccgattctgatatgcttaccgatatatcgtgcaccCTTAGTTGTAACCCCTGTGGTCTCCAGTTAGATGGTTAGAGATGGCTCCCTAGCCTGTggaagtggtggtggtggtggtggggtgattCCATGGAATCCCAGACACATTCCAGAGGAAATGAAGGGTCCTGTCGCCTGTGGGGGAGTAAAGACCCTCCCTGACACAGCGTCTGTCTCCTTAGGGTACCCTTTGATCCCCCTGTTTACTGAGGACCCCCCTCGGTTGCTTCCTGTCCCCCAGGGTCCCTCCAGTGTCTCTGtcctacccccctcctctccgGACCCTACTCCCTCTGACCACCCACCCACACTGCGCTCATCTGCCAGTGTCTTTAGTGTCTCATGCTCAGTCTTCATGGACACACCCAGTCATTGAGACATTATTGTGTATTACATGACCATTTCCTAATCCTAAAGCTTGTGATTGCTGAGGCGACCATTATTACATACCCACCAGACATATAGACATCTTATATATTGTGTCTGAGTGAGGTTTCATAATCATTCTTTCTGATCCCTTTTATACATGGTGTCTGTGATTGCAGGCTATTCTGCCCATCCTTCTCAGACTCGTAATATTGTATGGAGCCCACCACTGTGTTGAAGAGCTAACCCTgaactgtgttgtgttgtttgtgttgcagtgGTGCAAAAGGTTGACAATGTGTCCGAAGGTATCGAGAGCTATGGGGGGAAGATCATTGCTGTGGAAACAGACTTGAAAAAGCTAGGTGAGTTTCCCCACTGCCTATAGCAAGTTGACCATGCATAATCCTTCGTAATTTAAGCCTGTGCATTGTGTTGAACAATAACAGTTAAGAGTTACTGTTTTTACTGAAGTCTTTGATTGAAGTCTCTTTAATCTTTGATTGAAGAGTAACCACACCAACCATTATGTAATCATTTATTTCACACCATGTCCCCAGATGACCAGACTGGGGAGAAGTCGGAGAACACTACCACTGAGATCCAGGCCTTTAAGAACAACATCCGGGCTCTGCAGCGGCAGCTGTCTGAGGTGGCAGAGAGGAGCAGCAGTAACCGGGCGGCCCTGGGTCGTCTGCAGGATTCTGGCCTGGACATGCAGGGCAGCCAGGGCTCCATACAGGGTCTGCTGGACGCCAACACGGCCACGCTGAGGTCTGTCAATGGCACCCTACGGGCCTACGGCGGCACCATGGAGGGTCTTCAGGAGGACACGGCTCGGCTGCAAACGGAGCTCCAGGTGCAGGTTCGGCAGCAGAGCCAGGCCCTGCTGAGCATCGGGAATCTTAACCTCACCCAGGCCCAACAGAGGGGCCTGATCTCGGCTTTGCAGAGATCTGTGGACGACACCAGCCAGGCCATCCAGAAGATCCGAAACGACTTCCAGAGCCTGGAGCAGACGGCCAGGCAGACGAAGTCGGACGCTGATTGGCTGAAGGAGAAGGTGCAGAACCTCCAGGTGCTGGCCTCCAATGCCTCTGCCCTGGCCAAGTCCAACAACGACAGCCTGGAGGACGTGGCATCTCAGCTGGCCTCGCTGTCTGGACAGCTCCAGAACACCTCCAGCCTGGCAGAGAACCACGACCAGACTCTTAGGGAGATCATGGACCAGCAGCGCGACCACGACAACCTCACCTCCTCTAAGTTCGACCAGCTGGAGATACGCCTGGACGAGTCAGAGGGGAGCATCGACCGCGTGACTGGCAACATCAGCTTTACTACCCAACTCCTGGGCGCCATCAACCTGAACCTCAACGAGCTCCGCACCTGCGCTGAGACAGTGGGGCGCCACTCCGACTACCTGTCCGACTTGAATGCCACTGTGTCGGACGTGAGGTCGGACACCACCACACTGAGGTCGCAGCAGGACGACCTGGTGGCCCGCCTGGACAAGGAGGTCACCAGCCTCTCCATCATCATGGAGGAAATGAAGCTGGTAGACAGCAAGCACTCACAGCTCATCACCAACTTCACCATCCTACAGggtaaatcaaattaaatcacattcacatgcgtcgaatacaactggtgtagactttaccgtgcaatgcttgcttatgagcccttcccaacaatgcagagtttaaaaataaaataaactcagcaaaaaaagaaacatcctctcactgtcaactgcgtttattttcagcaaacttgatatgtgtaaatatttgtatgaacataacaagatttaacaactgagacataaactgaacaagttccacaggcatgtgactaacagaaattgaaaaatgtgttcctgaacaaaggggaggtcaaaatcagtaagtaacagtaacagtcagtatctgatatGGCCACcacctgcattaagtactgcagtgcatcacctcctcatggactgcaccagatttgccagttcttgctgtgagatgttaccccactcttccaacaaggcacctgcaaggtcccggacatttctggggggaatggccctagccctcaccctccgatccaacaggtcccagacgtgctcaatgggattgagatccgggctcttcgctggccatggcagaacactgacattcctgtcttgcaggaaatcacgcacagaaagagcagtatggctggtggtattgtcatgctggagggtcatgtcaggatgagcctgcaggaagggtaccacgagggagtaggatgtcttccctgtaacccacagcgttgagattgcctgcaatgacaacacgctcagtccgatgatactgtgacacaccgccccagaccatgatggacgctccatctccaaatcgatcccgctccagagtacaggcctcggtgtaacgctcattccttttacgataaacgcgaatccgaccatcacccctggtgagacaaaacagcgactcatcagtgaagagcactttttgccagtcctgtctggtccagcgacggtgggtttgtgcccataggcgacgttgtcgccggtgatgtctggtgaggacctgccttacaacaggcctacaagccctcagtccagcctctctcagcctattgcggacagtctgagcactgatggattgtgcgttcctggtataACTTGGGGAAATGTTgtagttgccatcctgtacctgtcccgcaggtgtgatgttcggatgtaccgaccctgtgcaggtgttgttacacgtggtctgccactgcgaggacgatcagctttcCGTTCTGtcttcctgtagcgctgtcttaggcatctcacagtacggacattgcaatttattgccatggtcacatctgcagtcctcatgcctccttgcagcatgcctaaggcacattcacgcagatgagcagggaccctgggtatctttcttttggtgtttttcagagtcagtagaaaggcctctttagtgtcctaagttttcataactgtgaccttaattgcctaccgtctgtaagctgttagtgtcttaacgtgcatgttcattaattgtttatggttcattgaacaagcatgggaaacagtgtttaaaccctttacaatgaagatctgtgaagttatttggatttttactaataatctttgaaagacagggtcctgaaaaagggacgtttctttttttgctgagtttagtaacacaaGAGGAGTAAAATAAAtgacacaagaatggagctatatacagggagttacagtactagatcaatgtgcagaggtacggggatttgaggtagatatgtacatgaaggcaggctAAAGTGACACTGACACTCCTCTACAATTGAACAGACACAGGTTTATAGACTTTTTATTGTTTCTTGTTTCAGGTCCACCTGGTCCAAGAGGCCCGCGGGGAGACAAAGGACCCCAGGGAGGAGCCGGTCAGCCCGGTCAGAAAGGGGAGAAAGGGGATACGGGTGGGCCTGGGGTGCAGGGGCTTCGTGGAGAGAAGGGATCTCCAGGACCACCAGGAATACAAGGGTTCAAAGGTCAGCCAGGCTCACGGGGGAACCCAGGTTCAAAGGGCTCCCGAGGGTCAGGGGGCAGGGCAGGACCCCCGGGGGCGAATGGTGAGCCAGGCACTGCTGGGATCCCTGGGAGAGATGGACAGGCCGGTCCTCAGGGGCCACAAGGTCCGTCGGGAGACCGAGGACAGGTGGGGCCAGCTGGGGCACAGGGACCCAGGGGACCGGTGGGGCCCATGGGGGCCCCAGGGCCACCTGGACTGCCAGGACTCACTGCCCgacctgcagcagcagcagcagtgccTTTGGTCCCTTTCTCGATGCAGAGTGAGGCCCCCGCTCCTACTGTGTCGGCCCCAGGTGATACTAATTCGTTTTTATACACCATCGATATGTCTGTATCACTCTGTCAACACCATCTATGATAGACAGGACATTAGTTCATTGTGATAGTATAACAATAACCATTCACTGCAGGTTGTCCTCAAGAGTGGGTTGGCTTCAGAGACAAATGCTATCACTTCTCCAAAGAGCTGCACAACTTTGACGATGCAAAGAAAAGCTGTGATGCCCAGACCGCGTCAATGGTGATCATTAACGATAACGATGAACAGGTAAGAAGAGTCATCCTCATAGGCCTTTCAAAATCAAAAAGCACAACTGTTCAAACAGTCATAAAATGAGTGACATTACTGACATCATGTTTCCTTGTTTTCTCTCAGAAATGGCTGCAAAAGCAGACCTCTGGAAAGGGCTACTTCTGGATGGGTCTgacagacagggaggaggagaatgCATGGCGCTGGCTGGATGGAACCGAACCTGCCTTCTCGTATGTATAGTACCTCAATGTCAAGGATGATGCTAGTCTTTCACAGCCGAGATAATCCCATTAATATCAATGCAAGACTAAAGGGGAAGACGCAGTTACATGCATGTGTCTCAAGTTAGGTTTCAGTGTGTGAGTGCCCTCTGCTGTGTGACTGTAGGCAGTGGAAGCCCGGACAGCCAGACAACTGGAGCCACGGGcacgagagaggagaggactgcgcCGGCCTCATCCACGAGGGACTGTGGAATGATTTCTTCTGTGAAGATCTCATCAGCTACATCTGCGAGAAAGCCACGGAGTTTCCGTGAGTACCCATCTccagtatctgtctctctctttgtctgtctgtttgtctgtctgtcaagTTTCCTGTATGTATATTTTGTTTCTGTCTTAAGTCATAGTTATTTTCTTTTGCAAAAAATATGTTTGATAATCTTCAAGCTATGTCATTTTCTGCAGCAAAAACTCCAGGATTATAGCACCCTCTGTGGAAGATGAAGAAAAAGAAGAGGCCTGGTTGAGTCAGAGGCGGTATGATGTGCAGCATTAGGCCCCACCCACAAGTGACACTAGCCATCTGACACCCTATGCATGGACATGCTATGTGGAGAAATACGAGGGACAAGCTTCACAAGCCTGAATCGAGACTATGGCTGCATTCACTGAGATTTCCCCCACTGGTAGCCAGATTCAGCTCTCCTCCAACGTGAATCCAGACCACTACTTCCAGAATTTGCATTCCAGCAACATGACAATCAAGTGTTGAGGGGAAGATctatcttttttttcttcttttttttaaaataATCACCAAAGTAATTGACTCATATAGATTTGTCTCATTTAATTGTTTTTAATGCTGGTTTTTTTTGTGTGACGTTAGTCCATTTATAACTGATTATCTGAATGTATATTTTCATGTTGCAGTTTTTCAAAGTAGATCATTATTTTACAATGGGACTCACCACAGTGTCTTTCACAGTTGATAGTCTAGTTCCTTCATGATTATGTGAGGTGCAAAATGATGCACAAATAAACCAAAGAAATGTCGCTGATATGTCCTTTCTCAAACATCAAGAACTGTCCAGCTATATATAAGTATGTTATTATACACATTCATCTAAATAAATGAAGTATTTACACATAATAACAGTCAGAAGGTCTGCTTGGTTATGAAGTCAAGACTGCACAAGTTTACATGTTAGTAGTTCTGTATGTATGGTACTATATATTTGCGTATGGGGCCTGTATGGTGTATGAGTTTGTACTTTCCACAATGTAACAAGTGACTACGGTCATGTTCCAGGCTAGCTTCAATGCAGACATTGCATTGCATCAACTAATGGTTGCATGCCACATCATCCTGTCCCTCTGGGATTTCGCAGGGATATCTGCGGGCAAAAATGCTTGATTTTGCTGCGGCAATTCTGACATTTTGCATGCCAATATGCAATGGGGTTGTCCTCCAATTTGTCCCTAAAATGCGGGGACGAGGGAAAAAGTTTGTTGACATGTGGCTTGATTGAACCATATTATGAAGTAAATGTACGGTGATTGGTTGAAATTGAGTCCAATTTATGTGCTGCAATGATGGGTCAGTTTCCGTTTTATGTGATAATATTGCAATGATTTTACTGTTTTGTGCGGAAATAGTGCAGTGATTTGTCAAATTTGCAAGGCCTCGCATAGTATGCGGGGAATTGTTGACTTTTCAAAAAAGATTGCAATcgcagagggagggagcgagggactAATAATCGACTGTGCAGCCGGGCATGAGATTACTATACCATATGATGTGGGCAGCTGTTTTGATAAACACCTTTCCAGGCGTTGTGTGGCATCGGCAATGTAGTCAGCCTGGAACGCTGCCTCTGGCTCATACCTAACCATATCTAATTGAAAGTACATTTTTCTGCACTTAATGGAATTCATGTTTCCTGGTTTTGATAGTCACAGTTACCTtgtgtatactttttagccagtaatTCTGAAAGTaatgctcacgagccaaaagtccCAGAAAATTGCGTACCATGTCACACGTGCAGATACGAGTGCCACATCACTGCTCTCACTCGCTgcactattacatttacatttacatttaagtcatttagcagacgctcttatccagagcgacttacaaattggtgcattcaccttatgatatccagtggaacaaccactttacaatagtgcatctaactcttttaagagggggggggttagaaggattactttatcctatcctaggtattccttaaagaggtggggtttcaggtgtctccggaaggtggtgattgactccgctgacctggcgtcgtgagggagtttgttccaccattggggtgccagagcagcgaacagttttgactgggctgagcgggaactgtacttcctcagaggtagggaggcgagcaggccagaggtggatgaacgcagtatGTGTGCACTatgtgtgcatcttgctagctgtcactcaaatggcgagggactgaagctcattggctcatagaactcgaattgctagggggctggcccatgTGGGGGAAAATATAGGAGAATGGCTTCTAGAAAAACAGTTGCATTCAAACGAGATattttgtggctaattgaggCAAGACAGTCATTCTTATCATAGATTATACAtgcatgaactacacattgactcatccagcccaaagcgggaggtgAGTGGGCCTGGGAGGGGATAGGCCCAGCCAATGGGGAGCaaggcccagccactggggagccaggcccagccaatcagaatgagtttttccccacaaaggcctttgatacagacagaaatatgcctcagcaaccccccccccccccgtcccgtcCCGTCCCGTCCCGTCCTCCCGTCGCAGACGAtccctcaggtgaagaagccacatgtggaggtcctggaatggtctgtggttgtgaggccgattggacgtactgccaaattctctaaaacgacattggaggcggtttatagtggagaaattaacatgatattatctggcagcagctctggtagacattcctgtagtcagcatgccaattacgcgctccctcaaaacttaagacatctgtggcattgtcttgtgtgactaaactgcacattttagagtggtcttttattgttcccagcacaaggtgcacctgtgtaatgatcatgctgttcaatcaggtttttgatatgccacacctgccaggtggatggattatcttggagaaatgctcactataacagggatgtaaacatatttgtgcacacaatttgagagaaataagctttttgtgtgtatgaaaaatgtctgggatcttttatttcagctcatgaaacatgggaccaacactttacatgttgcgtttatatttttgtttattatacttagggctctattcaatccacatcgcggaagttcagctttacagcatgattgaaatttaaaggcaactGCATTAGCGGAGAccgcattcacggtaaacactgcatatgtcggctcaatcggaaattacctttaaatttcTATATGTCGTGGAATCTGTAAAGCTATATCATATGATCTGGCGGTTGAACACCTATCCAGATGTTGCGAGTTCTGGCAGTGTAATATAGTCAGGCGAGAACACAGCACGTCTCTCGTACTGGAGATCTTGCCAGAGGTCTCATTTGCCTCTATGGTGCTAGGAAGTTGGTTCCATCCTTGGATCCACGTTTTTGTACTTACACTTATAAGATACTGTACTGCATCTtcacatgtactgtacatttgtGGCTGGAAAAATAATAATTGTCCAGTGATTTTTGACATtgagttttattgtttctttctTGTCTAACCCTGATTCATAGCATTATGTCAATTAATTCAGTACACTGTAGCACGGGGCCCGATATCACAGTGCATACAATTCGATGAACACGTCAAGTTGTACATCTTTTCCCcaaaacatttcacattctgtTTTCCGTTCCTATCTCCATTCCACTTTCCAGTTTCTCCTTCAGCTGCACAGAAGTTTGAAACGATCTGACACAGTAGCACCTTTTAGTAGAGGGAATCTAACACTAACGACCAGTACAATACCAACCAGGA containing:
- the LOC139531968 gene encoding collectin-12-like isoform X2, translated to MKDDFADEEEVQSFGYKRFGIQEGTQCTKCKNEWALKTSIALLYVLCTLLTIAVAVLGYKVVQKVDNVSEGIESYGGKIIAVETDLKKLDDQTGEKSENTTTEIQAFKNNIRALQRQLSEVAERSSSNRAALGRLQDSGLDMQGSQGSIQGLLDANTATLRSVNGTLRAYGGTMEGLQEDTARLQTELQVQVRQQSQALLSIGNLNLTQAQQRGLISALQRSVDDTSQAIQKIRNDFQSLEQTARQTKSDADWLKEKVQNLQVLASNASALAKSNNDSLEDVASQLASLSGQLQNTSSLAENHDQTLREIMDQQRDHDNLTSSKFDQLEIRLDESEGSIDRVTGNISFTTQLLGAINLNLNELRTCAETVGRHSDYLSDLNATVSDVRSDTTTLRSQQDDLVARLDKEVTSLSIIMEEMKLVDSKHSQLITNFTILQGPPGPRGPRGDKGPQGGAGQPGQKGEKGDTGGPGVQGLRGEKGSPGPPGIQGFKGQPGSRGNPGSKGSRGSGGRAGPPGANGEPGTAGIPGRDGQAGPQGPQGPSGDRGQVGPAGAQGPRGPVGPMGAPGPPGLPGLTARPAAAAAVPLVPFSMQSEAPAPTVSAPGCPQEWVGFRDKCYHFSKELHNFDDAKKSCDAQTASMVIINDNDEQKWLQKQTSGKGYFWMGLTDREEENAWRWLDGTEPAFSQWKPGQPDNWSHGHERGEDCAGLIHEGLWNDFFCEDLISYICEKATEFPKNSRIIAPSVEDEEKEEAWLSQRRYDVQH
- the LOC139531968 gene encoding collectin-12-like isoform X1, encoding MPTDDFADEEEVQSFGYKRFGIQEGTQCTKCKNEWALKTSIALLYVLCTLLTIAVAVLGYKVVQKVDNVSEGIESYGGKIIAVETDLKKLDDQTGEKSENTTTEIQAFKNNIRALQRQLSEVAERSSSNRAALGRLQDSGLDMQGSQGSIQGLLDANTATLRSVNGTLRAYGGTMEGLQEDTARLQTELQVQVRQQSQALLSIGNLNLTQAQQRGLISALQRSVDDTSQAIQKIRNDFQSLEQTARQTKSDADWLKEKVQNLQVLASNASALAKSNNDSLEDVASQLASLSGQLQNTSSLAENHDQTLREIMDQQRDHDNLTSSKFDQLEIRLDESEGSIDRVTGNISFTTQLLGAINLNLNELRTCAETVGRHSDYLSDLNATVSDVRSDTTTLRSQQDDLVARLDKEVTSLSIIMEEMKLVDSKHSQLITNFTILQGPPGPRGPRGDKGPQGGAGQPGQKGEKGDTGGPGVQGLRGEKGSPGPPGIQGFKGQPGSRGNPGSKGSRGSGGRAGPPGANGEPGTAGIPGRDGQAGPQGPQGPSGDRGQVGPAGAQGPRGPVGPMGAPGPPGLPGLTARPAAAAAVPLVPFSMQSEAPAPTVSAPGCPQEWVGFRDKCYHFSKELHNFDDAKKSCDAQTASMVIINDNDEQKWLQKQTSGKGYFWMGLTDREEENAWRWLDGTEPAFSQWKPGQPDNWSHGHERGEDCAGLIHEGLWNDFFCEDLISYICEKATEFPKNSRIIAPSVEDEEKEEAWLSQRRYDVQH